A genomic window from Scatophagus argus isolate fScaArg1 chromosome 17, fScaArg1.pri, whole genome shotgun sequence includes:
- the LOC124074793 gene encoding syntaxin-12-like, which yields MSYGKAETYRPVPRDFNTLIQTCSSNIQKITQNTAQIKNMVNQLGTRQDTSEFQDRLQQIQHHTNQMAKETNKHLKELGSIPLPSSPSEQRQQKIQRDRLMNDFSAALNNFQAVQRLAAEKEKESVARVRAGSRLSTEDSSWDEKLVSFDNQEEWGQITAQSDEVAITEEDLELIKERETNIRQLESDIMDVNQIFKDLAVMIHDQGEMIDSIEANVENAEVHVERGTDQLQRAAYYQQKSRKKMCILAMVCSIVLVILGIIIWQAAK from the exons ATGTCTTACGGGAAAGCAGAGACCTACCGCCCAGTCCCACGGGATTTCAACACCCTAATACAGACATGCAGCTCCAACATCCAGAAAATCACACAGAACA CTGCTCAGATCAAGAACATGGTGAACCAACTGGGGACCAGACAGGACACCAGTGAATTCCAGGATCGTCT GCAGCAGATTCAACACCATACCAACCAGATGGCAAAAGAAACCAACAAGCATCTGAAAGAGTTGGGATCAATCCCTTTGCCTTCATCGCCATCAGAGCAA AGGCAGCAAAAAATCCAGAGGGACCGGCTGATGAATGATTTCTCAGCAGCTCTCAACAACTTCCAAGCAGTCCAACGGCTTGCAgcggagaaagaaaaggagtcAGTAGCCAGAGTGAGAGCTGGATCCCGACTATCA ACTGAAGACAGTTCTTGGGATGAAAAGCTTGTTTCATTTGATAA TCAAGAGGAATGGGGTCAAATAACCGCCCAGTCAGATGAAGTGGCCATCACAGAGGAGGACCTGGAGCTCATCAAGGAAAGAGAAACTAACATCAGACAGCTGGAG TCTGACATCATGGATGTAAACCAGATCTTCAAGGACCTGGCAGTGATGATCCATGATCAGGGAGAGATGATTG ATAGCATTGAGGCAAATGTGGAGAATGCTGAAGTTCATGTAGAACGAGGAACAGATCAGCTCCAGAGGGCTGCCTACTACCAA CAAAAATCCCGCAAGAAGATGTGTATTCTTGCTATGGTTTGTTCCATTGTGCTTGTCATACTTGGCATCATTATCTGGCAAGCTGCTAAGTGA